The proteins below come from a single Orcinus orca chromosome 6, mOrcOrc1.1, whole genome shotgun sequence genomic window:
- the DIPK1B gene encoding divergent protein kinase domain 1B isoform X3, translating into MRRLRRLAHLVLFCPFSKGLQCDQYRKGIISGSICQDLCHLHQVEWRTCLSSVPGQQVYSGLWQGKEVTIKCGIEESLDSKAGADAAPRRELVLFDKPTRGTSIKEFQEMTLSFLKANLGDLPSLPALAGQVLLMADFNKDHRVSLAEAKSVWALLQRNEFLLLLSLQEKEHASRLLGYCGDLYLTEGVPHSSWPGAVLPPLLRPLLPPALHGALQQWLGPAWPWRAKIAIGLLEFVEELFHGAYGTFYMCETTLANVGYTAKYDFRMADLQQVAPEATVRRFLRGRHCEHSSDCTYGRDCRAPCDTLLRQCKGDLVQPNLAKVCELLQDYLLPGAPAGLRAALGKQLRTCTTLSGLASQVEAHHSLVLSHLKTLLWKEISNTKYT; encoded by the exons TGTGACCAGTACCGCAAGGGCATCATCTCAGGCTCCATCTGCCAGGACCTGTGCCATCTGCACCAGGTGGAGTGGAGGACCTGCCTCTCCTCTGTCCCGGGCCAGCAG GTGTACAGCGGGCTCTGGCAGGGCAAGGAGGTGACCATCAAGTGTGGCATCGAGGAGAGCCTGGACTCGAAGGCGGGGGCAGACGCGGCCCCCCGGCGGGAGCTGGTCCTCTTTGACAAGCCCACCCGCGGCACCTCGATTAAGGAGTTCCAGGAGATGACCCTCAGCTTTCTCAAG GCAAACCTGGGAGACCTGCCCTCTCTGCCCGCACTGGCCGGACAGGTCCTGCTCATGGCCGACTTCAACAAGGACCACAGGGTGTCCCTGGCCGAGGCCAAGTCAGTGTGGGCCCTGCTGCAGCGGAATGAGTTCTTGCTGCTGCTGTCCCTGCAGGAGAAGGAGCACGCCTCCCGGCTGCTGGGCTACTGCGGGGACCTGTACCTCACCGAGGGGGTCCCGCACAGCTCCTGGCCCGGGGCCGTGCTCCCGCCCCTGCTGCGCCCGCTGCTGCCACCCGCCCTGCACGGCGCCCTGCAGCAGTGGCTGGGGCCCGCGTGGCCCTGGCGCGCCAAGATTGCCATCGGCCTGCTGGAGTTCGTGGAGGAGCTGTTCCACGGCGCCTATGGAACCTTCTACATGTGCGAGACCACGCTAGCCAACGTGGGCTACACAGCCAAGTACGACTTCAGGATGGCTGACCTGCAGCAGGTGGCGCCCGAGGCCACCGTGCGCCGCTTCCTGCGGGGCCGCCACTGCGAGCACAGCTCGGACTGCACCTACGGGCGCGACTGCAGGGCGCCCTGCGACACGCTCCTGCGGCAGTGCAAGGGCGACCTGGTGCAGCCCAACCTGGCCAAGGTGTGCGAGCTGCTGCAGGACTACCTGCTGCCCGGCGCCCCCGCCGGCCTGCGCGCCGCGCTGGGCAAGCAGCTGCGCACATGCACCACGCTGAGCGGGCTGGCCAGCCAGGTGGAGGCGCACCATTCGCTGGTGCTCAGCCACCTCAAGACCCTGCTCTGGAAGGAGATCTCCAACACCAAGTACACCTGA